GAAGCTCCtgcatttatattttttttagaacAAATTCAATTACATTTGCCGCGTTTCTGCGTAAAAGATGAGGCAATTGATATTAACATTTGCTCCATTTTTTGAACCAAatcgaggcaaatgactttttcttTGCTGCATTTTTTTCGTGCGGCAAATGACAATTGTAAATTGCAGCCCTCAATGGTGCAGCGATCGAAAAAATGCTGCAAATGAGCTGTTTTTAAGTGCGGCAATTTAACATTATTCTACTAGTGCAGAAAACGCAACAACGTTAGTAAAGTTAATTCCACAGGTAACATCAACTGGTACACTCTCTTCCTATCAGGAATACAGGACAAATCAAGGCGTGGTACTTAAAACACTTCATAAAGGTATTGTGTGTTTCAACAAAGCTATTCAAGTTGATCCATCGGTACCTCCAAAACAACTAACCCCATCACCGAATAAAAGAAGTGATTTACTTTCCTATCCATATCTAGTACACGTGAGAATACTGTCTTTCTCCATTTCCTTTCAAGGTTCCTAGTGATCCACTAGATCATAAAGATTATTTGATGACTAACCAGAGAAAAATGCTAGGTGCACCCTTATTCACACTTTAAAAGTGTCAACTTCCctcttttctcttttcaaaaaaaaaaaaactgttttTAGACGTGGACACTTgtcaaataaaaaacaaaactgGGATTGCAACTACAATTTGATACTTGAAATTCTTGTTATCCGGTCTAGATTTGCACTCTCTCTGAAATAATGCACATATAGCAGCCTTATAAGTCACAACCAGATCAAATATATAGCATGAATTGTATATTGGCACGTGTGCAGATTCAAGAATACATGGCTGAAAGATAATGCATAGAAAATTAGAAATCATGACTGCATTATTAGCATGATATGCCGATACTTACCTCACCGGCATTGACTGTAATGATATGAGGTGTTAAGTTAGCcccacactactacaaaatatgGTATTTCTAGACGCCAACATCTCGACGCTGCCAATGAAGGGCTGGGGGAAATTTGGTATCCCGTGTTTTGTCGACGTCTAAAGTCGTCCTACTTATTTCTCGTCCAAAAAACGCGTCGAGAGGGGTAGAAATCAGTCACTGGCAAGTCACGTGTTGCATCATTAGCCATCAATGTTCAATGCTTTGGGagaaaataataccccactccTTCCGTAACAACCAACCTTAGCCGCcccattcccattcccatttTCTCTCACATCTCTCCTCTCTAGAAACTGAAAAAGATCTTATCTTTCTCATCTCAAATTGCCTCTACTTGTAATTCATCAAAGAGAAATGTCACCGACTCAAATCGCAACATAGAATGTTATCTGATTTAGAGGAAAGGCTTCAATGTAGATCTAAACGGCAATGTTATGTCTCAAACACAAGGTAACAATCAGatttcggaatttaattttgtctCTTTTCGATTTTAGAATTACAAATATATCTCAAACACAATATAACAATCAATTCACATATCTCGTGTTATCTGATTTAATTCTCTCTTTTCGATTTCGGAATTTTGATGGATTTTCTGGGTTATTATTGCTTATTGTGCTTTTTGGGTTGTATATGAATTGATTTGAGTGTTTCTGAATAATTTTGAGGATTTGACAGCATTTTCCTTGGTTTAATTGATACTTGGATTGAATGCAGGGATACACTTTTTATAATAAGTTTATTTGTTGGGTCAATTTGCTGGTATTGACTTTTCTACTAAGAATTTGCTTAGCTTGGATGCAGTTCATGACCTTAATTGTTTATATTTAATTTGCAATGAAGTttctttaattttatatttcaaCTTTGAGCTTCAACTTTCCTGCATATAATCTAACTTTCGTCTTCAAATTACACATACAAGTTCTTTTACAATTTCTTTTATCATctgcaaatttaattaaaaaatagttTGTTTCCTTCTGACTGTTGCCGATCAGCTAAAAGGAAAATCAAAAGTGGAGTGTTCAATTAAAAGAGAACTCCaagcaataaaataaaatatgtttACAGGGCTTTGTTTTTGAATAAGACACCCATTTTTATTACTTTTGTTTCTTGCCTTAAGCATGTTAATTGTAGTGAGGtagtttttaggatttatgcagCTAGCTTCTATTTTTTAGGGATTTATGCAGCTAGCTTCTATTTTTTAGGGATTTATGCAGCTAGCTTCTATTCATAATGGACATCGATACATGCTTCGAATGGCTATGGAGTACGGACGGAGGTAGAATATCGAGACTGTTCTGTTCTAGATTGATGGCAATTCAGCTCTAATCTATGGCTTGAGGAAATTCAAGGTTGTATGTGCTCATTCATGAACCTTTTGTTAAtctattttctttgttttttgttATATAATAGTAACTCATGAGCTGGTGTTATAGACATTCCTCCTGGTGGACTCTCAATAGAGATTTATTGCTCCCTTAATCAGTCTAGATCGATCAGATAATTAGGtttgataattttattttttttacattttcaCAGTTCTGTTTAAAATTTATCTCATTCTAGTGATATTCTTTCTCGTATTTTGTTCTACTTTTCCCTTGAAATAAAATTCCGACAGTTAGTGTATCAAGGCCTAACACTCGGGGTCTTATCACTCGTACCATCAGGATATCAAATTCTGCTCCAATGATAACCCTCATGATTCTTATCAATATTGCTTTCCTTGGAAAATTTGTTCAACTTGTAGGCCAAGTTCGTACAGGAAGTTCTTCAAAAGAATCTCTAGATTGTGCAcaacaaaaatagttttttgtgTCTTGGTAATGGCACACAAAAGGGTAATTATTCTAATATCTTCTCATTAAACTGTTTTTTTGCATTTGATCGCTTCTCTAAATCTTCCTAAAGTGCCTTAAATACAAAAAATTTCCTGATAAACTGATCGGAAGTTCCTTAGATAGAGCTTCTGTAATCTATTCTATTGTCTTTTCTGGTTGTTCatacttgtttatttgttttcctGATTCAGTTTTGTTGGGTCCTATTACTGATTATACTTTGATTAACCTCCGAAAACAAAGCAATCTAATATTTTGAGACCATTTTCAAACCCATTCTATGCTGGTTTATTTCAGTTAGTTTGGTTTCAGTATTGGCTTCTTGTTGTATTCAGTAGGTGATTCTGAAATAACGCCTTTATCTAAATTGTATTGCTTTAATCATTTTTGCAAACCGTTTTTCATAGCTTCAATATGATCTAAAGTGAATTCATGCTCACGATGCTCCAAAAGTTCCATGGACTCCTTATAACCTGTAGAACACAAACGCATGGGCTTTCAGTGCCAGTGGTACTCACGATCATGAACGGATGGTAGCAACTATCTAGGATTGGAGGCATATCCCTTCACAGGAGTATAGGACAACAAGAACATATTAGCGAGTGTCTCAGAACGTCATAGCTTTGTTATTTGTGTTAGAAGCATTACTGCTTAAGAAAGATAAACCCGTCAATGCTTCTTTTATTGTAGTCAGGTCAAATCTGGAACAACTGATGAGAACAAAGGTTAGTTTCTGATGTCGAAGCAGGCGCATTAAAAAAACAAATCTTGTTGTGTCTCTTTGGGATATTGTTACTTTCTAATCCTAGATTTTCGAGACATCACCATTCAGAACCCCTTGTTATTAAATGCATGCACTCGTCTCATGATAAGACAATTGTCGTTTTTATTTAAAGCCTAAAAGAGTTTCCCTAGAGGGTAACAGTTACCTTAGGTAGCCAAGGTCAATTACTGGTTTCTGTTATGTTAGGTGGGTTGTGGAGGCAGCTTCAATGTGTAGAATTTTAGAATTTCAGGCTGGTTTCAATCCACCCCATCTCTGGATGTGAAACCATCTGATAAAGGCTTTGAACAATATATAGAGTGCTTAAAGTCCCTTACTGGTCCGCAAATGGTATGTATCTGTTATTCCATTAGTATATATATTAGTTCTTGCAGACCCGTGTCGCAATACTTTGTACCTTATAATATAATAGTTCTATGAAAATGAGATGTGATTTATGTGAGAACTCTGACTTTACTTTCTGCATTCTGCCTTCTTTGGGTTCTGATTTAGATTTTATGTGTTTTTTTCCGTAGTAGGGCAGTGAGGCCTGAAGCTTTGTTAACAGTTCGGAATTGATTTATTGACTAAATCTATTCAGTAGATCATATTGTGACTTATACCCTTTTCGACAGAAGGTGTAAATTAGTAAACTACTACATTTTCAATCTATTTACATTAATAATGTCATAGTTCTGGGATTAACTACTCACTAGTAGCTTTCACGTGTATTTATTTAGAGTGATAAACCATTTTCATGTTGATTTATATATTCAGTGAAGAAAATAGACAGGAACAAGTCTCTCTTCTGATTGTAAAATTCTAAAAGTTATCTAATTGTTTGTCGGGCTGAAATCTGAAGCATTTATTTACTTAATGCAGAGACAGAGGCAGAGGCTAAATTACATGGAAGCGATGAAACTGGAAATTGAACGCCTCCGCTTAAATCTTTCTGCTGCTGAGCGAGATAAGGCTCTATTGGCAGTTGGCACAGATCCTGCTTCTATAAATCCGAATCTGTTGCTGGATGATCTACATATGATAAGATTGTGCAGGATCACAACTAGTCTTGCAATGGTGGGACAAGCAACTATTGAAGACAAAATTACTAAATCAATTGTCCTTGAGAAAAATGACGATGATGTCATTGATTTCTGGAATGTTTCTGGTTTTAGACAGAGTTGTGCTGGCGGTGTGTGTGAGGTACATGCTGAAAATGGGGAGGCGGTGCAAATATCTACCGTGAAATCATCAGCAGATTCCTCAAGCTCTTTGTTGTGTTCTTATTGTGGGAGAAACGTTTGTCAAATATATTGTGCTGGAAGGGGAGCATCTCTGCTTGCAAGTTATAGTACAAGGGGTTCTTTAAACTCTAATGGTGGACAAGGCCATAGTGGCTCAAGCCATGGAAGCCAAGCTGACATCTATACTAATAACAACTATGTCACATCAAATGGGGTCATCTGTAAAGAGTGCTGCAGTGATGTTGTGCTGTGCTGAATGCATTGGTACTGGATTATGCCAGGGCCTTGTTAAGCTCCAGAAGAACCACTCGTGTTGGTGTTGCTGCTTTTACAGCTTTGGATAAAGTACTTGAATTTTCCTTGAATGCTTAAACTAGTAAAAGGTGTATACCTTAGCTAAATTCCCATTTGTCAGCCTTTTGTACTCGGTCaattattttctattttgatcACTCCCAAATAATGTTTTATTTGAGTGTCTTTAACTACACTTCTTTAAATGATATGCTTTACGCGGTACATTAATGttttattatgtatatatattatatatatatattatatatatatatatatgtgataCATGAATAGGTACGTGGAATAAAAAGAGCTTGTATGCGATACATGAATACATGGAGAAAAAAAGCTTATACAAAACTCTTTTTGGAGTCGTGTTATAAAACACATTTAGATTAAAATTCACGACAACACATTTTTTTAGACGCTTATAAACGTAGACAATCAGTTGTCTGCTTTCTATCTAATGCAGGTACGAAATACATGCTGCTGATCAATAGAAATAGTATTGTATCCCAGAGTGAGCTACATAAACTTTTTTGGAGTAAATTTGAGTATAAATTggcattgaaaataataaagtgcaaattgagacgaatgCTTTATGTCAGGTTTTGTCAATATGAAATGATTATTTTCTGGTGAAGCTCCtgcatttatattttttttagaacAAATTCAATTACATTTGCCGCGTTTCTGCGTAAAAGATGAGGCAATTGATATTAACATTTGCTCCATTTTTTGAACCAAatcgaggcaaatgactttttcttTGCTGCATTTTTTTCGTGCGGCAAATGACAATTGTAAATTGCAGCCCTCAATGGTGCAGCGATCGAAAAAATGCTGCAAATGAGCTGTTTTTAAGTGCGGCAATTTAACATTATTCTACTAGTGCAGAAAACGCAACAACGTTAGTAAAGTTAATTCCACAGGTAACATCAACTGGTACACTCTCTTCCTATCAGGAATACAGGACAAATCAAGGCGTGGTACTTAAAACACTTCATAAAGGTATTGTGTGTTTCAACAAAGCTATTCAAGTTGATCCATCGGTACCTCCAAAACAACTAACCCCATCACCGAATAAAAGAAGTGATTTACTTTCCTATCCATATCTAGTACACGTGAGAATACTGTCTTTCTCCATTTCCTTTCAAGGTTCCTAGTGATCCACTAGATCATAAAGATTATTTGATGACTAACCAGAGAAAAATGCTAGGTGCACCCTTATTCACACTTTAAAAGTGTCAACTTCCctcttttctcttttcaaaaaaaaaaaaactgttttTAGACGTGGACACTTgtcaaataaaaaacaaaactgGGATTGCAACTACAATTTGATACTTGAAATTCTTGTTATCCGGTCTAGATTTGCACTCTCTCTGAAATAATGCACATATAGCAGCCTTATAAGTCACAACCAGATCAAATATATAGCATGAATTGTATATTGGCACGTGTGCAGATTCAAGAATACATGGCTGAAAGATAATGCATAGAAAATTAGAAATCATGACTGCATTATTAGCATGATATGCCGATACTTACCTCACCGGCATTGACTGTAATGATATGAGGTGTTAAGTTAGCCCCAACAGAACAAGATACCCATTCACCTTCAACCAATAATGTTAAACTTCCATTATTGAACCAGTCACATCATAGTATCATACCAGACAAGAAATTGAGCAAACAACATGACAATTTTGATACCTACAACGACGAAACTGTAAAGGATGTGTGGGACGACAACACACCATAACCCCCCAACAAAAAAGGAGGTGCAAAAACAGTATATTCATAGTCACCAATCTTTGGTACCAAGTGGTAAAGGCAAACATAAGATAAGACACAACAAAAAAGAAAGGTCATACAATTACATACTGATAAACTAAGCTACATATCCAGAAAGAAACCCTTGAAAAATCTGAAAACAACAACTGCTCCGCTCTTTATATATCCACCAGCTGTGCATAGCCAGGTCATCTGACTATGTTTTAGGCTTCTGCAGAATCAGCGCCATAGACTTTATCATTACCCAAGTAAAAATCAACAAGCAGCTGTGTAAATCAAAAAAGTATTCCAAAATTTAGGAGATATTTTATCAATTCAAAGACTAATTTTGTAAATCAAACAAGTACTCAAAAATTTAGGAGAAAGTTAATCAATTGAAAATTTATCAATTGAAAGCAGGAGTCTCATTAAATCTTATCAGGAATAGGATCTCCCTTACAGTTTCTAAAGGGAGGCATGTTAAGAGCCCCCAATAGACTTGGTACTATGTCTGGCCAGAAGAAGAGATCTTCTACATAAAAGAATGTTGACAAGTGGCATAAAGTTCAGGACGACATATTCAGCACGTCTGGGTGTACGCAGCACAAGATATAGCTAAGAGCcaacaaaaaaattaagaatCATAACCAAACTTTGACATGAATAAACCACAGGCAGGACAACAACAACAGCCTACCTACACCCAACTACAG
This Spinacia oleracea cultivar Varoflay chromosome 6, BTI_SOV_V1, whole genome shotgun sequence DNA region includes the following protein-coding sequences:
- the LOC110797097 gene encoding probable phosphoinositide phosphatase SAC9 isoform X1, with amino-acid sequence MLCLKHKRQRQRLNYMEAMKLEIERLRLNLSAAERDKALLAVGTDPASINPNLLLDDLHMIRLCRITTSLAMVGQATIEDKITKSIVLEKNDDDVIDFWNVSGFRQSCAGGVCEVHAENGEAVQISTVKSSADSSSSLLCSYCGRNVCQIYCAGRGASLLASYSTRGSLNSNGGQGHSGSSHGSQADIYTNNNYVTSNGVICKECCSDVVLC
- the LOC110797097 gene encoding probable phosphoinositide phosphatase SAC9 isoform X2, which produces MAHKRRQRQRLNYMEAMKLEIERLRLNLSAAERDKALLAVGTDPASINPNLLLDDLHMIRLCRITTSLAMVGQATIEDKITKSIVLEKNDDDVIDFWNVSGFRQSCAGGVCEVHAENGEAVQISTVKSSADSSSSLLCSYCGRNVCQIYCAGRGASLLASYSTRGSLNSNGGQGHSGSSHGSQADIYTNNNYVTSNGVICKECCSDVVLC
- the LOC110797097 gene encoding probable phosphoinositide phosphatase SAC9 isoform X3, translating into MEAMKLEIERLRLNLSAAERDKALLAVGTDPASINPNLLLDDLHMIRLCRITTSLAMVGQATIEDKITKSIVLEKNDDDVIDFWNVSGFRQSCAGGVCEVHAENGEAVQISTVKSSADSSSSLLCSYCGRNVCQIYCAGRGASLLASYSTRGSLNSNGGQGHSGSSHGSQADIYTNNNYVTSNGVICKECCSDVVLC